A stretch of the Natribaculum luteum genome encodes the following:
- a CDS encoding DUF7521 family protein, with amino-acid sequence MSQGVVRLDEATMFELLTVVSLFLVALLGTIIAYQAYRGYRRNDATSMLYLAIGLLLLTLCPFLINIAITTLVAPARVVIVFLENVSRLLGLLVIMYSLYGRH; translated from the coding sequence ATGAGCCAGGGCGTCGTCCGTCTCGACGAGGCCACGATGTTCGAGCTGTTGACCGTGGTAAGTCTCTTTCTCGTCGCTCTTCTCGGGACGATCATCGCCTACCAGGCGTACCGTGGCTATCGGCGAAACGACGCAACGTCGATGCTCTATCTCGCGATCGGGTTACTCTTGCTCACCCTGTGTCCGTTTCTGATCAACATCGCGATCACCACGCTTGTCGCTCCAGCTCGGGTCGTTATCGTCTTCCTCGAGAACGTGAGTCGGCTGCTCGGACTGCTCGTGATCATGTACTCGCTTTACGGCCGTCACTGA
- a CDS encoding cytochrome c biogenesis CcdA family protein, which produces MVDASITPTLAFAFTAGLATFFSPCAYPLLPGYVGFYVSQTDGEEASLGGAVSRGLIAGTGVLATFTLLAGVTFWVGHATLSNVAIFEPIVGGLLVVFGVLVAVDRAPSLSVTLPKRRSSVAGFGVFGAGYALAAAACVAPVFLAVVGRAISLSTAEAVLVLATYAGAMALLMVSVTVATGMGLLASAGSLAAYAGTIKRIAGVVMAIAGVGQLYVAFVLP; this is translated from the coding sequence ATGGTCGACGCGTCGATCACACCGACGCTGGCGTTCGCGTTCACCGCCGGCCTCGCGACGTTCTTCTCGCCGTGTGCGTACCCGCTGTTGCCGGGGTACGTTGGCTTTTACGTGAGCCAGACCGACGGCGAGGAAGCGTCGCTGGGGGGTGCGGTCTCGCGTGGGCTGATCGCGGGGACGGGCGTGCTCGCGACGTTTACGCTGCTTGCGGGCGTGACGTTCTGGGTCGGCCACGCGACGCTCTCGAACGTCGCCATCTTCGAGCCGATCGTCGGCGGCTTGCTCGTCGTCTTCGGCGTCCTCGTCGCCGTCGACCGGGCTCCCTCGCTCTCGGTGACGCTCCCGAAACGCCGCTCGAGCGTGGCCGGCTTCGGCGTCTTCGGGGCCGGCTACGCGCTCGCGGCGGCGGCCTGCGTCGCGCCGGTGTTCCTGGCGGTCGTCGGGCGGGCGATCTCGCTGTCGACGGCGGAGGCGGTGCTCGTGCTGGCGACGTACGCCGGTGCGATGGCGCTGTTGATGGTCTCTGTGACGGTCGCGACCGGGATGGGCCTGCTCGCCAGTGCGGGGAGTCTCGCGGCGTACGCGGGAACGATCAAGCGGATCGCCGGCGTCGTGATGGCGATCGCCGGCGTCGGCCAACTCTACGTCGCGTTCGTTCTCCCCTGA
- a CDS encoding winged helix-turn-helix domain-containing protein: protein MSEECDLSAVLAILDDEYARSILTETSVEPMSASTLSERCDASLPTIYRRIDRLKECQLITEETELAPDGNHYSVYSANLDRLELSLGDGEFAFELSYREQDVADKFTDMWEGMR, encoded by the coding sequence GTGAGTGAGGAGTGCGATCTCTCGGCGGTGCTCGCTATTCTCGACGACGAGTACGCACGGTCGATCCTCACCGAAACGAGCGTCGAACCCATGTCTGCCAGCACACTGAGCGAGCGGTGTGACGCGTCCTTGCCGACGATTTATCGGCGAATCGACCGGCTCAAGGAGTGTCAGCTCATCACTGAAGAGACCGAACTCGCACCGGACGGGAATCACTACAGCGTCTACAGCGCGAACCTCGATCGACTGGAGCTCTCCCTTGGGGACGGAGAGTTTGCGTTCGAACTATCGTATCGTGAACAAGACGTCGCCGACAAGTTCACTGACATGTGGGAGGGAATGCGATGA
- the cydB gene encoding cytochrome d ubiquinol oxidase subunit II yields the protein MTTTSLASLASEPLFGLPLPEIWFGLLFFILAMFLFLDGFDFGAGALFAIRDDEHEREQLLAAVGPFWDGNEVWLVVFGGAMFAAFPAVYAEVFTRYYLLMFAILGALIVRGLAPEMYEQREDERWQRWWGRAFVFGSVVAPFLLGLFVGNWMLGTSSIVTLPGVVVGLVVVALTIVDGVAFVRLKTRGSLRTELRPHGQWAVVAYLALVVITLGYVYAAYPTLREKLLSPLVLGLVVTSVVLGGIYVVATRQDRFYTAFVAGGGLVFALVAVVARLMYPTIEPGTGLTVGDAIVSTLPLNVMTIGASILLPLIFLYFAVLYSSFSGPIEAGEGY from the coding sequence ATGACGACGACTAGTCTCGCGTCGCTTGCCTCCGAGCCGCTGTTCGGGCTGCCTCTCCCGGAGATCTGGTTCGGACTCCTGTTTTTTATCCTCGCGATGTTCCTGTTTCTCGACGGGTTCGACTTCGGTGCCGGCGCGCTGTTCGCGATCAGGGACGACGAACACGAACGCGAGCAGCTACTCGCAGCGGTCGGCCCGTTCTGGGACGGCAACGAGGTGTGGCTGGTCGTGTTCGGTGGGGCCATGTTCGCCGCCTTCCCGGCCGTCTACGCGGAGGTGTTCACGCGATACTACCTGCTGATGTTCGCGATCCTCGGCGCACTCATCGTCCGCGGACTCGCACCGGAGATGTACGAGCAACGCGAGGACGAGCGCTGGCAGCGCTGGTGGGGTCGGGCGTTCGTCTTCGGGAGCGTCGTCGCGCCGTTCCTGCTCGGTCTGTTCGTCGGCAACTGGATGCTCGGCACCAGTTCGATCGTGACACTGCCCGGCGTCGTCGTCGGACTCGTCGTCGTCGCGCTGACGATCGTCGACGGCGTCGCGTTCGTCAGACTCAAAACTCGAGGCTCGCTCCGGACGGAGCTCCGACCACACGGCCAGTGGGCCGTCGTCGCCTATCTCGCGCTCGTCGTGATCACGCTCGGCTACGTGTACGCGGCGTACCCCACGCTCCGGGAGAAGCTCCTCTCGCCGCTCGTGCTCGGACTCGTCGTCACGTCCGTGGTACTCGGCGGCATTTACGTCGTCGCGACGCGGCAGGATCGGTTCTACACGGCGTTCGTCGCCGGCGGCGGCCTCGTGTTCGCACTCGTCGCCGTCGTCGCGCGACTCATGTACCCGACCATCGAACCCGGCACCGGCCTCACCGTCGGCGACGCGATCGTCTCGACGCTTCCGCTCAACGTCATGACGATCGGTGCGAGTATCCTGCTCCCGCTCATCTTCCTCTACTTCGCCGTGCTCTACTCGTCGTTCAGCGGTCCGATCGAAGCAGGTGAGGGGTACTGA
- a CDS encoding DUF1641 domain-containing protein gives MTENTITGDDEIDQLLVDAIAENPKEVAALIHRVGLLNQLLDVTELASEALDDRLVVDLAATSATLGEAVDGIATEETVRLADAVGANADDLAAGLERVARLEADGDLETLVGVANAASLLSAAMDDDIVMSVGELGSSLGEIADTTADPDTVSGVTALLDGVGTAAATDAPPERLGPVGLLRALRDPDVQRGLGFLVAVARATGVNMQRQRTDEPTNDEKSQG, from the coding sequence ATGACCGAGAACACGATCACGGGAGACGACGAGATCGACCAGCTGCTCGTCGACGCGATCGCCGAGAATCCCAAGGAGGTCGCCGCCCTCATCCACCGGGTGGGGCTTCTCAATCAGCTGCTGGACGTGACGGAACTGGCGAGCGAGGCGCTCGACGACCGGCTGGTCGTGGACCTGGCGGCGACGTCGGCGACGCTCGGCGAAGCGGTCGACGGAATCGCGACCGAGGAGACGGTTCGGCTGGCGGACGCCGTCGGTGCCAACGCCGACGATCTGGCCGCTGGCCTGGAACGGGTCGCCCGACTCGAGGCCGACGGCGATCTCGAAACGCTGGTCGGAGTCGCAAATGCGGCGTCGTTGCTCTCTGCCGCGATGGACGACGACATCGTCATGTCGGTCGGCGAACTGGGAAGCTCGCTGGGTGAAATCGCCGATACGACGGCGGATCCGGACACGGTCAGCGGCGTCACGGCACTCCTCGACGGGGTCGGCACTGCAGCGGCCACGGACGCGCCACCGGAGCGACTCGGCCCAGTCGGACTCCTCCGTGCGCTTCGTGATCCGGACGTCCAGCGCGGACTTGGGTTTCTCGTCGCCGTCGCTCGCGCCACGGGCGTCAACATGCAGCGCCAGCGAACCGACGAACCGACGAACGACGAAAAAAGCCAGGGGTGA
- a CDS encoding TlpA family protein disulfide reductase gives MRRRDVLAGIGSLGVIGAAGVLATRGPSALEVDDQGNGGSGDESADPAAADPLEIETIDAPGSEAGTMRVPGDGLMLIDFFATWCTICESQMPHLADARAEVDDDVAFLSVTNEPVGRSLSREDVADWWVEHDGNWPVGLDPTVELAERYDALQYPTTIIIDADGAVRWYNTGRKSVDDLLEAVETARAETGTEA, from the coding sequence ATGCGCCGCCGAGACGTCCTCGCTGGGATCGGCAGCCTGGGCGTGATCGGTGCCGCCGGCGTCCTCGCCACGCGCGGCCCCTCCGCCCTCGAGGTCGACGATCAGGGCAACGGAGGATCGGGAGACGAGTCCGCCGACCCGGCCGCGGCCGACCCACTCGAGATCGAGACGATCGACGCGCCAGGGAGCGAGGCGGGGACGATGCGCGTCCCCGGCGACGGGCTGATGCTGATCGACTTCTTCGCGACCTGGTGTACGATCTGTGAGTCACAGATGCCCCACCTCGCCGACGCGAGAGCGGAGGTCGACGACGACGTCGCGTTCCTGTCGGTGACGAACGAACCGGTCGGTCGGTCGCTCTCGCGCGAGGACGTCGCCGACTGGTGGGTCGAACACGACGGCAACTGGCCGGTCGGCCTCGATCCGACGGTCGAACTCGCCGAACGCTACGACGCCCTCCAGTACCCGACGACGATCATCATCGACGCCGACGGCGCGGTCCGGTGGTACAACACCGGTCGAAAGAGCGTCGACGACCTCCTCGAGGCCGTCGAGACCGCACGCGCGGAAACGGGGACGGAGGCATAA
- a CDS encoding peroxiredoxin — MSDTEVDDTDKSAGMPLLGDRFPDLEVETTHGTKSLPDDYEGEWFVLFSHPGDFTPVCTTEFVSFEQRREEFADLDAKLIGLSVDRVHSHIKWTEWIDEELDEDIGFPIIADESGDVAEALGMIHPGQGTATVRSVFIVDPEGKLRLILYYPMEIGRDIDEVLRSLEALQTSDEEGVALPADWPENENFGDKALLSPPSNVADAEARLEEAEEEDYDAYDWWFTLKDL, encoded by the coding sequence ATGTCGGATACAGAAGTTGACGACACCGATAAATCCGCTGGAATGCCACTGCTCGGGGACCGGTTCCCGGACCTCGAAGTAGAGACGACCCACGGGACGAAGTCGCTGCCCGACGACTACGAGGGCGAGTGGTTCGTCCTGTTCAGCCACCCGGGTGACTTCACGCCGGTCTGTACGACCGAGTTCGTCTCGTTCGAGCAGCGCCGCGAGGAGTTCGCAGACCTCGACGCCAAACTGATCGGCCTGTCGGTCGACCGCGTCCACTCGCACATCAAGTGGACCGAGTGGATCGACGAGGAACTCGACGAAGACATCGGCTTCCCGATCATCGCCGACGAGAGCGGCGACGTCGCCGAAGCGCTCGGCATGATCCACCCCGGCCAGGGTACCGCAACCGTCCGGTCGGTATTCATCGTCGACCCCGAGGGCAAGCTTCGTCTCATCCTCTACTACCCGATGGAGATCGGCCGCGACATCGACGAAGTCCTGCGCTCGCTCGAGGCCCTCCAGACCTCCGACGAGGAAGGTGTCGCCCTGCCCGCTGACTGGCCCGAAAACGAGAACTTCGGCGACAAGGCACTGCTCTCCCCGCCCTCCAACGTTGCCGACGCCGAGGCCCGACTCGAGGAGGCCGAGGAAGAAGACTACGACGCTTACGACTGGTGGTTCACGCTGAAGGACCTCTAG
- the proC gene encoding pyrroline-5-carboxylate reductase → MTDVSVIGCGNMGGALLKGLSRAGNHTLTACDLDPDALESVAEYCTTTTSDPDVAAEADVVVVAVKPDIVGAVLEDLDLTAEQTLVSIAAGVSTDYLEERTDATVVRVMPNLAAETGNMAAAVTEHSVDDDVRELLDDVGEFVEIDEAQMDVATAVNGSGPAFVFYLLDAMKQAGVEGGLDDEQAETLAAQTFKGAAETVLRSDESVDDLIDAVCSPKGTTIEGMEVLWDSDVDEVIVDAVAAAEERSKELSTDVGAVTHE, encoded by the coding sequence ATGACTGATGTGAGCGTTATTGGGTGCGGAAACATGGGAGGAGCCCTCCTGAAGGGCCTCTCCAGGGCCGGAAATCACACGCTGACGGCGTGCGATCTGGACCCGGACGCGCTCGAGTCGGTAGCCGAGTACTGTACGACGACGACGTCGGACCCCGACGTCGCGGCGGAGGCTGACGTCGTGGTCGTCGCCGTCAAGCCCGACATCGTCGGCGCCGTCCTCGAGGACCTCGACCTGACGGCAGAGCAGACGCTGGTTTCGATCGCCGCGGGCGTCTCGACTGACTACCTCGAGGAGCGAACCGACGCGACGGTCGTTCGGGTCATGCCGAACCTCGCAGCCGAGACGGGTAACATGGCGGCGGCCGTAACCGAACACAGCGTCGACGACGACGTCAGGGAACTGCTGGACGACGTCGGCGAGTTCGTCGAGATCGACGAGGCGCAGATGGACGTCGCGACGGCGGTCAACGGCAGCGGCCCCGCGTTCGTGTTCTATCTCCTGGACGCGATGAAGCAGGCTGGCGTCGAGGGTGGCCTCGACGACGAACAGGCCGAGACGCTGGCGGCACAGACGTTCAAGGGGGCCGCCGAGACGGTGTTGCGGTCCGACGAGAGCGTCGACGATCTGATCGACGCAGTCTGTTCACCGAAGGGGACGACCATCGAAGGAATGGAAGTGCTGTGGGACAGCGACGTCGACGAGGTGATCGTCGACGCGGTAGCCGCCGCCGAAGAGCGTTCGAAGGAACTGTCGACCGACGTCGGGGCCGTCACGCATGAGTAA
- a CDS encoding cytochrome ubiquinol oxidase subunit I: protein MLDPVIASRLQFAVTTIVHIIFPVMSMGLAPFLIYFTWKEIRTGKPIYEQLRRFWTRIFAISFVVGTVTGIVLEFEFGTNFGVFSTSAGELFGGPLAFEGMMAFMLEATFLGVFVFGRERVSDALFFVSSVAVGVGTWLSAVWILIANSWMQTPRGYELVTENGDQVVRLVDPMAAYFNPRFFWMYVHMQNSALESVALFMAGVGAYYVFRHHVWGYQVENVGFWETTLKIALVALIITAPLQVIHGDFYARHVFETQPQKFAAMEAVWETESYVPEYIVAFPTSVQDLLDPRAKEIFGIGIPGGASWLASGGDPQATIQGLEEFEGPQPPVAIVFWAFRMMVGLGFWFIVLAFWGGYRWWRGELFQDDLLHKALMASSLLGIVAVHLGWITTEVGRQPWIIQDVMKTSEGVSTGLTGAEATATLVGFVVVYTGLLVLYTYVVVRIIRAGPPAGSDLAVIDGEQPQAPPAEVSVDDDD from the coding sequence ATGCTCGATCCCGTCATCGCCAGCCGCCTTCAGTTCGCCGTCACGACTATCGTCCACATCATCTTTCCAGTGATGAGCATGGGCCTTGCGCCCTTTCTCATCTACTTCACCTGGAAGGAGATCCGGACCGGCAAGCCGATCTACGAACAGTTACGTCGGTTCTGGACGCGGATCTTCGCGATAAGTTTCGTCGTCGGCACCGTCACGGGCATCGTCCTCGAGTTCGAGTTCGGGACGAACTTCGGCGTCTTCTCGACGAGCGCGGGCGAGCTATTCGGCGGCCCGCTCGCGTTCGAGGGGATGATGGCGTTCATGCTCGAGGCGACGTTCCTCGGGGTCTTCGTCTTCGGCCGCGAGCGCGTCAGTGACGCCCTGTTTTTCGTCTCGAGCGTCGCGGTCGGCGTCGGGACGTGGCTGTCGGCGGTGTGGATCCTGATCGCGAACTCGTGGATGCAGACGCCTCGTGGCTACGAACTGGTGACCGAAAACGGCGATCAGGTCGTCCGGCTCGTCGATCCGATGGCGGCGTACTTCAATCCGAGATTTTTCTGGATGTACGTGCACATGCAGAACTCGGCACTCGAGTCCGTCGCGTTGTTCATGGCGGGCGTCGGGGCCTACTACGTCTTCCGGCACCACGTCTGGGGATACCAGGTCGAGAACGTCGGGTTCTGGGAGACGACGCTCAAGATCGCGCTGGTCGCGTTGATCATCACGGCCCCGTTGCAGGTGATCCACGGCGACTTCTACGCCAGGCACGTCTTCGAGACCCAGCCACAGAAGTTCGCCGCCATGGAGGCGGTCTGGGAGACCGAATCCTACGTCCCGGAGTACATCGTCGCGTTCCCGACGAGCGTCCAGGATCTGCTCGATCCACGCGCCAAGGAGATCTTCGGCATCGGCATCCCCGGCGGTGCGTCGTGGCTCGCCAGCGGCGGTGATCCACAGGCGACGATTCAGGGGTTAGAGGAGTTCGAAGGGCCACAGCCGCCGGTCGCGATCGTCTTCTGGGCGTTCCGGATGATGGTCGGGCTCGGCTTCTGGTTCATCGTGCTCGCGTTCTGGGGTGGCTACCGCTGGTGGCGCGGCGAACTCTTCCAGGACGACCTGCTGCACAAGGCGCTGATGGCGTCGTCCCTGCTCGGGATCGTCGCAGTGCACCTCGGCTGGATCACGACCGAGGTCGGTCGACAGCCGTGGATCATCCAGGACGTGATGAAGACGAGCGAGGGCGTCTCGACGGGCCTTACCGGCGCCGAGGCGACCGCGACGCTCGTGGGCTTCGTCGTCGTCTACACCGGCTTGCTCGTCCTGTACACGTACGTCGTCGTCCGCATCATTCGTGCGGGACCGCCAGCTGGCAGCGACCTCGCGGTGATCGACGGCGAACAGCCACAGGCACCGCCAGCGGAGGTGAGCGTCGATGACGACGACTAG
- a CDS encoding NAD(P)/FAD-dependent oxidoreductase produces the protein MSSDRETGREQRIVIVGGGTGGTVVANKLATELREELDAGDVDLTLVTDSPDHVYKPIFLYVAFNRKDVADSRRPNRELLDQRVDLRIDRVVDVDTDARRLAFEGENEALSYDHLVVATGTTLVPETIDGLTDGGHHFYSAAGAERLRDELAEFTSGHLVVSTIGMPHMCPAAPIEFPLIADEWLQKRGCRDDIDITYTYPLERAHGLESVADWVTPLFEERGIGLETSFEVEAVDPDRQTVATTDGRTLEYDLLVTIPPHAGSDLASRADLGDEWIEVDRHTLEATRADDVYAIGDITDVPTSKAGSAAHYQAGVVADRIASEVRGHPPTARYDGKTLCFVETGLEKATFVSFGYDEQPVVRPPSRFVHWAKLAYNESYWLTARGLL, from the coding sequence ATGTCGAGTGATCGTGAGACTGGACGCGAGCAACGCATCGTGATCGTCGGCGGTGGGACCGGCGGGACGGTCGTCGCGAACAAACTCGCGACCGAACTACGCGAGGAGCTCGACGCCGGCGACGTCGACCTGACGCTCGTCACGGACTCTCCGGATCACGTGTACAAGCCGATCTTCCTGTACGTCGCGTTCAACAGGAAGGACGTCGCCGACAGCCGTCGTCCGAACCGCGAACTCCTCGACCAGCGGGTCGACCTTCGCATCGATCGCGTCGTCGACGTCGATACCGACGCCAGGCGACTGGCGTTCGAGGGCGAAAACGAGGCGCTCTCGTACGACCATCTCGTCGTCGCGACCGGGACGACGCTCGTCCCGGAAACGATCGACGGACTCACCGACGGGGGCCACCACTTCTACAGCGCAGCGGGTGCCGAGAGGCTCCGCGACGAACTGGCCGAGTTCACGTCGGGACACCTGGTCGTGAGTACGATCGGGATGCCACACATGTGTCCGGCAGCCCCCATCGAGTTTCCCCTCATCGCAGACGAGTGGTTGCAGAAACGCGGCTGTCGAGACGATATCGATATCACGTACACCTACCCCCTCGAGCGAGCACACGGTCTCGAGTCGGTCGCCGACTGGGTGACGCCCCTGTTCGAGGAGCGAGGGATCGGCCTCGAGACGTCCTTCGAGGTCGAGGCCGTCGATCCGGACCGCCAGACGGTCGCCACGACGGACGGGCGAACGCTCGAGTACGATCTCCTCGTGACGATCCCGCCACACGCCGGTAGTGACCTCGCCAGTCGTGCCGACCTCGGCGACGAGTGGATCGAGGTCGACCGGCACACACTGGAGGCGACGCGCGCGGACGACGTCTACGCGATCGGTGACATCACCGACGTGCCGACGAGCAAGGCTGGCAGCGCCGCACACTACCAGGCCGGCGTCGTCGCCGACCGAATCGCGAGCGAGGTTCGCGGGCATCCACCGACCGCCAGGTACGACGGCAAGACGCTCTGTTTCGTCGAGACCGGACTCGAGAAAGCGACGTTCGTCTCGTTCGGGTACGACGAGCAACCGGTGGTTCGGCCACCGTCGCGGTTCGTCCACTGGGCGAAACTCGCGTACAACGAATCCTACTGGCTGACCGCTCGAGGACTCCTCTGA
- a CDS encoding ferritin-like domain-containing protein codes for MSNDRVVDLLKQAYNDEIETVMNYQTLSIVLDGIHAEEIKESLKADVQEELGHAEQLGQRLKQLDARPPGSEEFVARQATLQPPENTTDVVAVIDGVLDAEDDAIETYRELVDAAAEANDPVSEDLAVTLLADEEAHRTEFRGFKKEYQDD; via the coding sequence ATGTCAAACGACCGTGTCGTCGACCTCCTCAAACAGGCGTACAACGACGAAATCGAGACGGTGATGAACTACCAGACCCTGTCGATCGTTCTCGACGGGATCCACGCAGAAGAGATCAAAGAGAGCCTCAAAGCGGACGTCCAGGAGGAACTCGGCCACGCCGAACAGCTCGGACAGCGACTCAAGCAACTGGACGCACGGCCGCCGGGATCCGAGGAGTTCGTCGCCCGCCAGGCGACGCTCCAGCCACCGGAGAACACGACCGACGTCGTCGCGGTCATCGACGGCGTTCTCGACGCCGAAGACGACGCGATCGAGACGTACCGCGAACTGGTCGACGCGGCAGCGGAGGCGAACGATCCCGTCAGCGAAGACCTCGCCGTGACCCTGCTCGCCGACGAGGAGGCCCACCGCACCGAGTTCCGTGGGTTCAAAAAAGAGTATCAGGACGACTAG
- a CDS encoding SCO family protein, with the protein MDRRTYLASLSVTGAVAAAGCLESLPGTGGSQTVLGPPEETRGDPVYPIHGEELPSFSLPDPIAGEEIASEQFEDERAMLVTFFYTSCPDGVCPALMLRLRRAQEEAAAGGYGDDVAFLSMTFDPERDTADVLRSYATQRGIDLEAGNWHFLRPESYEDGTAVLEEKFGLVVEKVDPENVEGHENHGSLEYMFSHISLILLVNERGIVERAYQNVTAPSGVQPSELVSDLETVVNG; encoded by the coding sequence ATGGACAGGCGCACATATCTTGCCTCGTTGAGCGTGACGGGTGCTGTCGCCGCTGCAGGCTGTCTCGAGTCGCTGCCCGGAACGGGGGGGAGCCAGACGGTCCTCGGGCCGCCGGAGGAGACTCGCGGCGATCCCGTCTATCCGATCCACGGCGAGGAGTTGCCGTCGTTCAGTCTGCCCGACCCGATCGCCGGCGAGGAAATCGCCTCGGAGCAGTTCGAGGACGAGCGAGCGATGCTGGTGACGTTTTTCTACACGTCGTGTCCCGACGGCGTGTGTCCGGCGCTGATGTTGCGTCTGCGCCGGGCACAGGAGGAGGCCGCGGCGGGCGGCTACGGCGACGACGTCGCGTTCCTCTCGATGACGTTCGACCCCGAACGCGACACGGCAGACGTACTTCGGTCGTACGCCACCCAGCGCGGGATCGACCTCGAGGCGGGCAACTGGCACTTCCTGCGCCCGGAGAGCTACGAGGACGGAACGGCGGTGCTCGAGGAGAAATTCGGGCTGGTCGTCGAGAAAGTCGACCCCGAGAACGTCGAGGGCCACGAGAATCACGGCAGCCTCGAGTACATGTTCAGTCACATCAGCCTGATCTTGCTGGTCAACGAGCGCGGAATCGTCGAGCGCGCCTACCAGAACGTGACGGCCCCCTCGGGCGTCCAGCCGTCGGAACTCGTCTCCGACCTCGAAACGGTGGTGAACGGGTAG
- a CDS encoding Fic family protein, translating to MKDGYDLPSEAPGQYIPLRTNEPLPKMYLPEPLPPRVDLSEEVITECARAMWALGRLEGLGSEIENPGAVFSSFVYKEAEQSSRVEGTAVTVSDIYRYDIDQLEVEKTPTSDHEVDVQEARNYILALEEAVSYLRTAGFDRDSITTELIRTLHGQLLEQGRTDEEDPLPGEFRPGFAVIEEDHPHFHGTQIRFIPPKSGSVPGLMDDLEGFIQHGTNWPDLIDIAIAHYQFETIHPFKDGNGRVGRLLVVLLLIASRSLHYPMLYLSSYIERHRTEYADRLLAVSEEGAWDAWFQFFLRGIRQQAEEAFVRARLLIDTRKQYEARYAADRPSVRRLALALFETPYFTVKEISERIDVTYPTANTAVEQLKADGVVTEITGNERNRVFRAEEIMDIVKQEDRKLPDASDLVDLEHVWQLPDHR from the coding sequence ATGAAAGATGGCTACGATCTTCCATCGGAAGCTCCCGGCCAATACATCCCACTCCGAACGAACGAGCCACTTCCGAAGATGTACCTCCCGGAGCCACTCCCTCCACGGGTGGATCTCTCCGAGGAAGTCATCACCGAGTGTGCGCGGGCGATGTGGGCATTGGGTCGACTCGAGGGACTCGGGAGCGAGATCGAGAACCCCGGTGCAGTGTTCAGTTCCTTCGTATACAAGGAGGCTGAACAGTCATCGCGAGTCGAGGGGACTGCAGTCACAGTGTCGGACATCTACCGATACGACATCGACCAACTCGAAGTTGAAAAAACGCCTACGAGCGATCATGAAGTCGACGTTCAGGAGGCACGAAACTACATCCTCGCACTCGAGGAGGCGGTGTCGTACCTCCGGACTGCTGGGTTCGATCGAGACAGTATCACGACGGAGCTCATACGGACCCTGCACGGACAACTGCTCGAACAGGGTCGAACAGACGAAGAGGATCCTCTTCCCGGTGAGTTCCGTCCCGGGTTTGCCGTCATCGAAGAGGACCATCCCCACTTCCACGGAACGCAAATCCGGTTTATCCCACCGAAAAGCGGCTCAGTCCCCGGACTAATGGACGATCTCGAGGGGTTTATCCAGCACGGGACGAACTGGCCTGACCTGATCGACATTGCGATCGCCCACTATCAGTTTGAGACGATCCATCCGTTCAAAGACGGGAACGGTCGAGTCGGCCGTTTGCTCGTCGTTCTTTTGCTCATCGCCAGCCGATCGCTCCACTATCCAATGCTCTACTTGAGTTCGTACATCGAACGCCACCGGACGGAGTACGCTGACCGACTGCTTGCCGTCAGCGAAGAGGGTGCATGGGATGCATGGTTTCAGTTCTTCCTTCGTGGCATCCGTCAACAGGCCGAAGAGGCGTTCGTTCGGGCACGGCTCCTTATCGACACCCGCAAACAGTACGAAGCGCGGTATGCTGCTGACCGACCCTCGGTACGACGACTCGCACTCGCGCTGTTTGAAACTCCGTATTTCACTGTCAAAGAAATTAGCGAACGAATCGATGTGACGTACCCAACTGCGAATACGGCAGTCGAGCAACTGAAAGCCGACGGCGTCGTCACCGAAATAACGGGGAACGAGCGAAACCGAGTCTTTCGAGCCGAGGAAATCATGGATATCGTCAAGCAGGAAGACCGTAAACTCCCAGACGCGAGCGATCTAGTTGATCTCGAACACGTATGGCAGCTCCCTGACCATCGATAG